In Microbacterium terrisoli, the genomic stretch CGAACAGCACCGTGCCGGACGCATCTGCGATCAGTGAGCCGAACGGCTCATCGCCGACCTCGAGCGCCTCGCGCGCAAGGTCGACGCAGCGGCGCAGGTGCACATGGTCTTGGGCCGTCAGGAGCGATCCAGAGGTCATGCTGCCAGGTTCCCCCGCGCCGACGCGCCTGTCAACGTCGCGGACTGACCGGGGCTCGGGATCGACAGCGCCCCCGGCGTGCCGACGCCGCCCTAGGCTGGTAATCGCGCGCCCACCGGCTGCGCCGAGGGGAGGTCACCATGTTCGCCATCGCCGATGACGCCTGCATCATCATTCGCGCCGTCGCAGCAAAGACACCGGGTGGACGTGAATTCGGCGGCGTCCGCATCAGCGACGGGGCCGACCGCGGGACGGATTACGCGCTCGAGCCGGTCGGCGGGCCCGAACCGGGTGACATGGTGGTCGACCAGGCCGGAGCCCGCGTCTTTCTCGCACCGGATGTCGTCGAGGCGCTGGCGGACACAGTGCTCGAAGCAAGCGTGAACCATGAGGGCATCGTCGACTTCCAGTTCGGCACCGGCGGCGGGCCCGAAGGTATGACCGAAGTGCGCTCGACCGGCCATTCACACGTCACATGAGAGGTCAACGAGCGTCGTCGGCCGGCACACGCCCCGCGACGAAGTACGCGATGGGGCCCACGTAGTTGATCAGGCTGATCAGGCGCCACATGCGCTTGGGGCCGCGGACCTGCGCGTCGGCGCGCCGTGACAGATCGGCGTGCGCCGCGCCGATCAGGCCGATCTGCACCACCCCGGCGATCACGATCACCGCCCGCAGGCCAGGGGACAGTTCGTTCCAGCGAGGCTTGGCCATGCGCTGAGTGTACGACCCGTCGCTTGCCCGATCGTATGAGTCTGCTCAATCGCGACTGGCGTCTGAGAGCCGCCGCACGACGTCGGCAGTGGTCAGACGAGCTCGGCACCCGCGTGCGCCAGCTCGGCCAGAGCCGCCTCGCTGGTCTCGGCAGCGACGCCGGCGACGAGCTGCGTGAGCACGCGCACGTGCCGGCCGTGTGCGATCGCGTCCAGCGCAGAGGCCCGCACGCAATAGTCGGTGGCGATGCCCGTGACATCCACGTCGACGATGCCGTGCGCGTTCAACAGCTGTTCCACGGTCTCACCGTCGTCGGTGACGCCTTCGAACAGCGAATAGGCGGGCTTGCCCTGCCCCTTCTTCACGTGATGTGTGATGGATGCCGTCACCAGGCCCGGATCGTATTCGGCGCCCTCTGTCCCGGCGACGCAGTGCACGGGCCAGGTCGTCACGAAGTCGGGCTCCGTCTCCACCGCGAAATGCCCGCCATTGTCCCCCGTCGCGTCATGCCAATCGCGCGACGCCACGATGAGGGCATAGTCGCCGCCGTGGTCGGCGAGGTGGCGCGACACCGCGGCGGCAACGGCATCCCCGCCTTCGACGCCGAGGGCACCGCCCTCGGTGAAGTCGTTCTGCACGTCGACGATGAACAGCGCTTTGCCCATACCTCGAGGGTACGCACTCACCGGCGATCGCGGGCCGGCGGTTTCCGGCCGGCATCCACTCCCGCCCGCCACAGTTTCGACGGCCACCAGACCGCCCGACCGATGTCGTACGACGCGGCCGGCACCAACAGCGAGCGCACGACGAACGTGTCCACCAGCACGCCGAACGCGACGATGAATGCGATCTGGGCGAGGAAGAGGATCGGGATCACCCCGAGCGCGGCGAAGGTCGCCGCCAGCACGAGCCCGGCCGAGGTGATCACCCCGCCCGTGGCCACCAGGCCCCGGAGAATGCCCGGTCTGGTGCCGTGCCCGCGGGACTCTTCGCGCACGCGTGTCATCAGGAAGATGTTGTAGTCCACACCCAGCGCCACGAGGAAGACGAACCCGTACAACGGCACGGCGGGATCCGCCCCGGGGAAGTGGAAGATGTGGTTGAACACGAGCGCCGAGACGCCGAGGGCGGTGGCGAACGACACGATCACCGAGCCGATCAGCAGCAGCGGCGCAACGATGGCGCGCAACAGCAGCATGAGGATCACGAAGATCACGACCAGCACGATCGGGATGATCAGTGTCCGGTCCCGGATCGACGTGTCGTTCGCGTCGACGTCGGTGGCCGTGACTCCGCCCACGGCCGCATCGGGCACGGTATCGGCGAGATCGGTGCGCAGTGCGCGCACGGTGTCTTCGGCGGCGGCGGAGTCCGCCGAGTCGGTCAGCGTGCCGATCAGCAGAACGTCGCCGTGAGACACGGTCGGCGACGGTGCAGGGCCCCCCGGGGGGCCAGGCGCGGTGTATGTGACCTGGTCGCCGTCGACGGCCACGCTGACCTGCCCCGACACGGAGTCGGTGGATGCCGCCGCCAGCGATTCGATGCCGCCGGTCTTGTCCATGACGCCGCCCGCCGAGGCGACCTGCGCCTCGGGCACGAGCACATACACGGGCGATCCCGAACCGGCGTCGAAGTGGTCGCCGAGCACCTGCTGGCCGTCACGCGCTTCGGAGTGCCCCAGCACCAGGTCGCTGGAGGGCACCCCGTCGGCCTTCAACTGCAGGATGCCGGTGCCGGCCGCCAGCAGCACGACCAGGCAGACGATCCACACCGGACGCGCGCGGCGGGCGACCAGGCGTGCCTGACGCGGCCAGAAGCCCTTCACCGGCTGCGAGAGGTCGTCGGGGATCATCGCGATCGGGTGCCGTGGGATGAACGGCCAGAACGCCGCGCGCCCCAGCAGCGCCAGCAGCGCCGGCAGGAAGGTGAGCGCCGCCAGCATCGCGAACGCGATGCCGATCCCGGCGATCGGTCCCAGTGCCCGGTTGGTGGCGAGGTCGCTCAGCAGCAGGCACAGCAGCCCCGCGATCACGGTGCCACCCGAGGCGAGGATCGGTTCGAACGCTCCGCGCCATGCCCGGGTCGTGGCATCCCATCGTCTGCGTCCGTCGCCGATCGCCTCGCGGAATCGTGCGACGTACAGCAGCGCATAGTCGGTGGCCGCGCCGATCACGAGGATGAACAGGATCCCCTGCACCTGCCCGTTCAGCAGCACCACCCCGGTCTTGGCGAGCCACCAGACCACCAGCAGCGCCACGCACAGGGCGAAGGATGCAGTGGCCAGCACCACGATCGGCAGCAGCGGTGACCGATAGACGACGACGAGGATGAGGAAGACCGCGATCAGCGCGACGCCCAGCAGCAGTCCGTCGATGCCGAGGAAGCCCTGCACGAGATCTGCGGTGAACCCGGCAGGGCCGGTGATCCACGCCGTCGTGCCGTCGGGCAGATCGGCATCCAGCGCGGTGCGCACGGCCGCCGCCGCATCGGTGACCTCGCCGCTGTTCATCGGCACGAACAGCTGCGCGGCCTCACCGTCGTCCGAGACGATCGGCGGCGAGACGGAGCCGTTGACGCCGGTGACGTCGCCGAGGCTCGTGGCGAGGTCGCGCAGGTCGGAGATCTGCGCGTCGGTCAGCTTCGCCCCGTCGTCGGCGGCGACCACCACGACAGCGGGGATACTGTCACTGCCGAGGAAATCGGCGAGGCGGTTCTGCACAGTCGTGGACTCTGCGGAGCCGGGCAGATACGCCGACTGCTCGTTGGTGGACACCTCGCCGACCTTGCCGAAGTACGGTCCGCCCACCGCTCCCCCGATGAGCCAGACCACCACGAGCAGCACCGGGATGCCGACGCGCAGCCAGCGACTCGGTGTCGACCCTGCGGCGGAACGGGAGCGTGTGGCGGCCGACGGCATGCTCCCACCCTAACGCGGGCCGCAGACGCCACTGTGTCGATGCCCCTGTCGGCATACCTGCCGCGCGGAGCTCAGCCCGCGGCGCGGAAGACGACGACCGGACCCACCGCCCAGTCGCGTCTGCGGATGTAGCGCAGAAGCTCCAGGCTCGCTTTGCGCTCAGCGCGCGCACGCCCGAACCGGTACCAACTGCCGGCAGGCGGACCCGCAGCCGCACTCCGCACGCTGATGCGGTAATCGAAGCGCCCCACCTGCTGGACTTCTGCACGCACCTCGCCGAGGTCGATCACGGTCTCCATGACCGGATCATATTCTCCGGCAGAAGGGGCGGGACCGTTCTCACAGATCTGCGTGCGGAATGGACAGGCCGCAAGAATCGGTGAGGCTGAGGAAAGTGGAGCCACCTAAGGGAATCGAACCCTTGACCTATTCATTACGAGTGAATCGCTCTGCCGTCTGAGCTAAGGTGGCGCGTGCGCAGCGCACCGCGCACGATGATCGATCTTACATGGTCGCCCGAGCGCCCGCGAACCGAACGATCACCACGCGATCACCGCGCGCAGCGGATGTCGCCGTCGGGCACGGTCCCGTCGACGAAGTAGTCATTGACCGCGGCATCCACACAGCTGTTGCCCTTGTTGAAGCCCGTGTGCCCCTCGCCCACGCGCGTGATGAGGATGCCCGAATCCAGCTGCTGAGCCAGCGACTTCGCCCACGTGTACGGCGTGGCCGGGTCATTCGTCGTGCCGATCACGAGGATCGGGCCGGCCCCAGCGGCATGGATGGGTTCACGCACCCCGGTCGCCTTGACCGGCCACACGTCGCACGAGTCCAGATCGACACTCCAGTACGGTGCGATGGTCGGTGCCTTCTGCTTCAGCTCGGCCACCGCGGCCGCCTTCTGCGCAGCCGTCGCGTCGTCGGGGTAGTCCATGCAGTTGTAGGCATTGAACGCCTCGTACGAGTTGTCCTGGTATTTGCCGTCGACGCGGTTGTAGTAGAAGTCCGCGAGCTGGAACGCCGGCCCCGGGTCGCCCTTGGCCGTCGCCGCCAGCGCCTGCGTCAAGTACTGCCAACTGTCCTGCGAATACAGCGCCGCCACGATCGCAGTCATCAGCGAGTCGGCGCCGAGCTGCCGCCCGTCGCTGTTGGGCAGGGGACGCCGATCCACTCGGGCCAGCAGCGACCCGAGGTCTGCCATGCCGTCGTCCACGGTGCCGCTGAACGGGCACCCGCGCGATGTCAGGCACGATGCCATGTAGGCCTTCAACGCCGATTCGAACCCGATGGCCTGGGTGAGGCTCACCTCCAGCCCCGACACCGACGGGTCGATCGCGCCGTCCAGCACGAAGCGCCCGACCTTCTGCGGGTAGAGCTTGGCGTAGGTGGCTCCCAGGAACGTGCCGTACGAATATCCCAGGTAGTTGAGCTTCTTGTCGCCGAGCACCGCACGCATGAGGTCCATGTCGCGCGCTGCGAAGACCGTGTTCACATCGGGGAGGATGCCGTTGCTGTTGCGCTCGCACGCCTGCGCGAACTTCGTGTACGACGCCATCATCTCGTCGCGCCACGCCGGGGTGTTGCGCGTGGCTGTGGGGATGTCGAAGAGGAACGCATCCATCTGCTTCGCGGTGAAGCACCTGACCGCCGTGGATTCACCGACCCCGCGCGGGTCGAAGCCGATCACGTCGTAGGACTTCGCGAGCCGGTCGCCCACCGCGAACTGCAGCGAGTCGCGCACGAGTTCGATGCCGCTGGCACCGGGGCCGCCCGGGTTGACCAGCAGGGACCCGAGGGCCTTGCCGTCGGTGGCCCGGTGGCGGATCACCGCCAGGTCTGCAGTGCCGGCGCCGGGATCGTTCCAGTCCAGCGGGGCGGTGATCGTCGCGCACTCGAACTGGCCGTTGCACGCCTGCCAGTGCACCTTCTGCCCGTAGAAGGGCATGAGGTCTGGCGCCACGCCTTCGGTGTCGGGCGCCGCGCTCGCGGTGGCGGCGGGCTTGGTCGAGCCCTGATCGGGGATGAACGAGAACAGACATCCGGTCAAGGCGAGGGATGCCGCGGCCAGTCCGGCGAGGACGGCGACCATGCGGGTCTTGACGTTCACAGGATCCTTCCGTGGGCGACGGTGATGAGCATGTTCTCCAGTGCCAGAACCGGCGACACGTTCTGTTCCATGCGCGTGCGGGTCTCGGAGATCTCGTCGAGGACGGTCAGCGTACGCGCCGGATCCCATGCATCGGCGACGCCGCGCAGCTCGCCGGCGAGCTCGAGGTTGATGAGGTCGTCGCCTCGGCCGAACTGCAGCATCAGCACGTCACGGTACAGCGACTGCAGGTCGGTGAGCACCCGGTCGATGCCGTCGCGCAGGCTGCGCGTGGCGCGACGCTTCTGCTCGTCTTCGAGCGCCTTCAGCTGTGACCGCACCGCCGGCGGCACCGCTGCGCCGGCCGCGATGCCGAGCGTGGTCAGCAGCTGTGCGCGTTCGGCCTGGTCGCGTTCGGCCGTCAGCGCCTTCGCGTCATCGGTCGCACCGGCGACGATCTCGGCAGCGGCATCGACCGCGCTGGACACGCCGCGCACGCGTAGCACGGCACGCAGCAGGTCATCACGCCGCGCGCGGGCCGCGGCATCCGTCGCCAGGCGCTGGGCCATGCCGATGTGCCGCTGCGCATGGCGGGCGGACTGTTCGGCGATCTGCGCGTCCACGCCGGTGCGCAGCTGGATCAGCCGCGCGACGTCGGCGACCTCGGGGTCGCGCAGGCGCAGCGTGCGCACCCGCGAGCGGATGGTGGGCAGCAGGTCTGCCTCGCTGGGCGCGCACAGCACCCACACTGTGCGTTCCGGCGGCTCTTCGAGCGCCTTCAGCAACACGTTCGAGGTGCGTTCGGCCATGCGATCGGCGTCTTCCATCACGATCACGCGGTACCGCCCGAGCGACGGAGAGAAGTATGAGCGCTCGACCAGCGCACGGGCGTCTTTGATCGAGATGATCACGCCCTCGGTGCGCAGAGCCGCGTAGTCGGGGTGGGTGCCGGCGAGCACCTGGCGCATGGCGTTCTCATCACCGGGTTCGGCGATCAGCGCCGCGGCGAACGCGCGCGCCAGCGTCGAACGGCCCGAACCGGGCGGGCCGGTGATCAGCCAGGCGTGGGTCAGGCCGGCGGGATCGGTCGCCGCCGTGCGCAGCGCGTGCACCGCAGCGTCTTGGCCCCAGACCTCGCCCCAGGGCAGTTCGGCCGCACCGTCGCCGTGCACCGGCGCGGACGAAGCCGTCGTCACGGGGAGCGAGTCGGCGGCCATGGGCTCCAGCCTAACCATCGCCACCGACGCCGCGTGCTCAGCCGAGCCGTTCGCGCACCCGGACCCTGACGAGGGCCGCGATCTCGTCGACCGGCAGCGCCGCATCCACCACGAGGAATCGCTCGGGTTCGGCCGCAGCCAGCGCCAGGAACGCCGCCCGCACGCGGGCGTGGAAGTCGTCCTTCTCAGCCTCGAGCCGATCGAACGGCTTCTCGTCGGCATCCCGCCGGCGGCGGGCGGATGCCTCGTCGAGGTCGAGCAGCACCGTCACCGCTGGCAGCAGCCTGTCGGTGGCCCACAGCGAGAGCTCGCGGATCTCGTCGGGGTTCAGCACGCGTCCGGCACCCTGGTAGGCCACCGACGAGTCCAGGTACCGGTCCTGGATCACCACGTCGCCTCGTTCCAGCGCCGGCCGCACGACGGTGGCGACATGGTGCGCACGGTCGGCGGCGTACAGCAGGGCCTCGGCCCGCGCGTCCACGTGCCCGTGGTGGTGCAGCACGAGGTCGCGAATGCGCCGTCCCACCTCGGTGCCGCCCGGTTCGCGCGTGCGCACGACCTCACGTCCCTGCTCGCGCAGCCAGTGTTCGAGCAGAGCGGCCTGGGTCGTCTTGCCGACGCCGTCGCCGCCTTCGAACGTGACGAACAGCCCGGTCACTTCTTCTTCGTCGCCGTCTTGCGGGTCGTGGTCGTCTTGCGCGCGGCGGGCTTGCGCTTGGGAGCCGGTCCCTTCGCGCGCTTGTCGGCCAGCAGCTGCACGGCACGGTCGAACTCGATGGCCATCGGGTCCTCGCCGCGCGGCACTGTCGCGTTGGTCTCGCCGTCGGTGACATACGGTCCGAATCGACCGTCGCGCAGCCTGATCGGCTTGCCGCTGACCGGGTCCGCCTCGAACTCCTTGAGCGCGCTCGAGGCCCGCCGCGCGCCGTACTTCGGCTGCTTGTAGCGTTCGAGCGCCTCCTCCAGCGTGATGTCGAACAGCTGCTGTTCGCTTTCCAGCGTGCGCGAGTCGGTGCCCTTCTTCAGGTACGGACCGTAACGGCCGTTCTGCGCGGTGATCTGCTCGCCCGATTCGGGATCGGCGCCCACCAGCCGCGGCAGCGACAGCAGCTGCAGCGCGGTGTCGAGGTCGATGGTGTCCACCGACATCGATTTGAACAGCGACGCGGTGCGCGGCTTGGGCTCGGCCGTCTTGGCGGCGGCCTTCTTCGTGCTCTTCTTCTTCGCCGCCGGGGCTTCGGTGACTTCGCCGGTCGCGGCATCCACCTGCTCTTGTGCGGCGGGCTCGACCTCCTGCACGTACGGGCCGTAGCGGCCGTCCTTGACGACGATCACCTTGCCGTTGTCGGGGTTCTCGCCGAGCACCCGGTCACCGGCGACAGGCGCCTCGATGAGCTCGGTCGCCTTGGCGGCGGTGAGCTCGTCGGGCGCGAGGTCCTCGGGGAGGTTCACCCGGCGCGGGTCGGCATCGGGATGCCCGGGGTCGGTGACTTCGAGATAGGGGCCGTAGCGCCCGATGCGCAGCACCGCGGTGTCGGTGATGCGGGTGGAGTTCAGCTCCCGCGCGTCGATCTCGCCGAGGTTGTCGACGATGTTGCGCAGACCGGGGTGGTCGTCGGCACCGAAGTAGAAGTCCTTCAGCCAGTCCACGCGCTTCTGCTCACCGCGCGCGATCGCGTCGAGGTCGTCTTCGAGTCCGGCGGTGAAGTCGTAGTCGACCAGCTCGGCGAAGTGCTGCTCGAGCAGACGCACGACGCTGAACGCCACCCAGCTGGGCACCAGTGCCTGGCCCCGCTTGGTCACGTAGCCGCGCGCGATGATCGTGTCGATGATGCTCGCGAACGTCGACGGGCGCCCGATGCCCTTCTCTTCCAGCGCCTTCACGAGCGAGGCCTCGGTGTAGCGCGGCTTGGGGGTCGTGGCGTGACCCTTGGGTTCGACGTCGTGCACCGACAGCACGTCGCCCACGGCCAGCTTCGGCAGGGACTGGTCGTCCTGCTTGTCGCGGTCGCTGCGCTTCTCGTCTTTGCCCTCTTCGTAGGCTTCGAGGAATCCTTTGAAGGTGTAGACGGTTCCGGATGCCGTGAACTCGACGGCGTCGGGCGCGGTGGCCACAGCCAGTGTCACGGTGGTCGTCTCGTAGGTCGCGTCGGACATCTGGCTGGCGACCGCACGCTTCCAGATCAGGTCGTACAGGCGCAGCTCGTCGCGGTCGAGGGAGCCCGCGAC encodes the following:
- a CDS encoding isochorismatase family protein; amino-acid sequence: MGKALFIVDVQNDFTEGGALGVEGGDAVAAAVSRHLADHGGDYALIVASRDWHDATGDNGGHFAVETEPDFVTTWPVHCVAGTEGAEYDPGLVTASITHHVKKGQGKPAYSLFEGVTDDGETVEQLLNAHGIVDVDVTGIATDYCVRASALDAIAHGRHVRVLTQLVAGVAAETSEAALAELAHAGAELV
- a CDS encoding MMPL family transporter produces the protein MPSAATRSRSAAGSTPSRWLRVGIPVLLVVVWLIGGAVGGPYFGKVGEVSTNEQSAYLPGSAESTTVQNRLADFLGSDSIPAVVVVAADDGAKLTDAQISDLRDLATSLGDVTGVNGSVSPPIVSDDGEAAQLFVPMNSGEVTDAAAAVRTALDADLPDGTTAWITGPAGFTADLVQGFLGIDGLLLGVALIAVFLILVVVYRSPLLPIVVLATASFALCVALLVVWWLAKTGVVLLNGQVQGILFILVIGAATDYALLYVARFREAIGDGRRRWDATTRAWRGAFEPILASGGTVIAGLLCLLLSDLATNRALGPIAGIGIAFAMLAALTFLPALLALLGRAAFWPFIPRHPIAMIPDDLSQPVKGFWPRQARLVARRARPVWIVCLVVLLAAGTGILQLKADGVPSSDLVLGHSEARDGQQVLGDHFDAGSGSPVYVLVPEAQVASAGGVMDKTGGIESLAAASTDSVSGQVSVAVDGDQVTYTAPGPPGGPAPSPTVSHGDVLLIGTLTDSADSAAAEDTVRALRTDLADTVPDAAVGGVTATDVDANDTSIRDRTLIIPIVLVVIFVILMLLLRAIVAPLLLIGSVIVSFATALGVSALVFNHIFHFPGADPAVPLYGFVFLVALGVDYNIFLMTRVREESRGHGTRPGILRGLVATGGVITSAGLVLAATFAALGVIPILFLAQIAFIVAFGVLVDTFVVRSLLVPAASYDIGRAVWWPSKLWRAGVDAGRKPPARDRR
- a CDS encoding alpha/beta hydrolase, with the translated sequence MVAVLAGLAAASLALTGCLFSFIPDQGSTKPAATASAAPDTEGVAPDLMPFYGQKVHWQACNGQFECATITAPLDWNDPGAGTADLAVIRHRATDGKALGSLLVNPGGPGASGIELVRDSLQFAVGDRLAKSYDVIGFDPRGVGESTAVRCFTAKQMDAFLFDIPTATRNTPAWRDEMMASYTKFAQACERNSNGILPDVNTVFAARDMDLMRAVLGDKKLNYLGYSYGTFLGATYAKLYPQKVGRFVLDGAIDPSVSGLEVSLTQAIGFESALKAYMASCLTSRGCPFSGTVDDGMADLGSLLARVDRRPLPNSDGRQLGADSLMTAIVAALYSQDSWQYLTQALAATAKGDPGPAFQLADFYYNRVDGKYQDNSYEAFNAYNCMDYPDDATAAQKAAAVAELKQKAPTIAPYWSVDLDSCDVWPVKATGVREPIHAAGAGPILVIGTTNDPATPYTWAKSLAQQLDSGILITRVGEGHTGFNKGNSCVDAAVNDYFVDGTVPDGDIRCAR
- a CDS encoding DNA polymerase III subunit delta' yields the protein MAADSLPVTTASSAPVHGDGAAELPWGEVWGQDAAVHALRTAATDPAGLTHAWLITGPPGSGRSTLARAFAAALIAEPGDENAMRQVLAGTHPDYAALRTEGVIISIKDARALVERSYFSPSLGRYRVIVMEDADRMAERTSNVLLKALEEPPERTVWVLCAPSEADLLPTIRSRVRTLRLRDPEVADVARLIQLRTGVDAQIAEQSARHAQRHIGMAQRLATDAAARARRDDLLRAVLRVRGVSSAVDAAAEIVAGATDDAKALTAERDQAERAQLLTTLGIAAGAAVPPAVRSQLKALEDEQKRRATRSLRDGIDRVLTDLQSLYRDVLMLQFGRGDDLINLELAGELRGVADAWDPARTLTVLDEISETRTRMEQNVSPVLALENMLITVAHGRIL
- the tmk gene encoding dTMP kinase; protein product: MTGLFVTFEGGDGVGKTTQAALLEHWLREQGREVVRTREPGGTEVGRRIRDLVLHHHGHVDARAEALLYAADRAHHVATVVRPALERGDVVIQDRYLDSSVAYQGAGRVLNPDEIRELSLWATDRLLPAVTVLLDLDEASARRRRDADEKPFDRLEAEKDDFHARVRAAFLALAAAEPERFLVVDAALPVDEIAALVRVRVRERLG
- the topA gene encoding type I DNA topoisomerase, producing MAEGKKLVIVESPTKMKSIQGYLGDGYEVLSSVGHIRDLADRKSIPAELKKTSVGRYSVDIENGFAPYYVESERGKKTVTELKRALKTSDELLLATDEDREGEAIAWHLLEALKPKVPVKRMVFHEITKDAIQAAVHNTRELDLDLVDAQETRRILDRLYGWDISPVLWLKVQQGLSAGRVQSAATRLVVDRERERIAFVSASYWDVVAAASQGEDAKHTDAFGIQLVRVGGAPIARGGDFDDAGTLKKVVVIIDEARARSLAEQITSVGTASVTSVESKPGTRRPYAPFTTSTMQQEAGRKLSMSAKHAMSVAQRLYEKGFITYMRTDSTALSTQAVQAAREQAVQLYGPKAVPLNPRVYKSKSKNAQEAHEAIRPSGEHFRTPSQVAGSLDRDELRLYDLIWKRAVASQMSDATYETTTVTLAVATAPDAVEFTASGTVYTFKGFLEAYEEGKDEKRSDRDKQDDQSLPKLAVGDVLSVHDVEPKGHATTPKPRYTEASLVKALEEKGIGRPSTFASIIDTIIARGYVTKRGQALVPSWVAFSVVRLLEQHFAELVDYDFTAGLEDDLDAIARGEQKRVDWLKDFYFGADDHPGLRNIVDNLGEIDARELNSTRITDTAVLRIGRYGPYLEVTDPGHPDADPRRVNLPEDLAPDELTAAKATELIEAPVAGDRVLGENPDNGKVIVVKDGRYGPYVQEVEPAAQEQVDAATGEVTEAPAAKKKSTKKAAAKTAEPKPRTASLFKSMSVDTIDLDTALQLLSLPRLVGADPESGEQITAQNGRYGPYLKKGTDSRTLESEQQLFDITLEEALERYKQPKYGARRASSALKEFEADPVSGKPIRLRDGRFGPYVTDGETNATVPRGEDPMAIEFDRAVQLLADKRAKGPAPKRKPAARKTTTTRKTATKKK